CGCCGAACACGCGGGCGAACTGCTGGGTGACGTGTGTCCCACAATTTCGACAGCGTGCGCCTGCCGTCGACGATTCCATCGGTCGCCAATTCTGTTGTCGAGAGTTCATGGTAGGGGGTGAGTGCGTGGACGGCCTCGAGTCGGCCATGTGGCCGATGGTGTGAGACTCCTGCAGTGATCGGAGCCACACGAGCGTCGCCACCGATCCTGCAACGAGTCACCGCACCGGAGTCGGACTCGTCCGAGCACAGTACAACTCAGGGGGATAGACGTGAATAAAGGCGGGAGACCGTTCACTCGAGCGAGGGTGTCTATGGGGTGGAAACACACGCTTGCCGCCGAATATCGCGCGAGAAGCACCCAACACACCGAGTAGTGAGTGAGATGTGACTGTCGGGTCTCAACGTGAATTCAGATCGATTGTCCCGGGTTCGCATGGCAAAGTGATGGTTTATCGACGAAAACCACTGATGAAATGACTCATTTCCTGGTCGAAATACAATGTTTCTGAATCGAATGACTGTCCTACAATCTGTAATGTACATCGTTATAAAATACCCTCATCGCTTACCAATTGTATCGTTGGACGGGACCCAAACCGCCCTGAAACGGGACGAGATGAGGTCAATCGTCACGGAACACCCCTCTCGAACTCGAGAGCGAACCAACGGAACCACAACGACAGCCTACATATGTCCACTCACGCACCCAACACGCAATCGGAACTGACCGCCAACCCAACTGCACAACTCGACGTCCTCGGCGACGAATGTGCGCGAACGATTCTCATCGCAACCAGCGAAGGCCCGAAAACAGCCAAAGAACTAACCAAGCGAACGGACAGTTCTTCCGCTACCGTCTACCGTCGCATCAACAACCTCCTCGAGAGTGACCTCCTCAGCGAGTGTGTTCGATTCGACAGCGATGGCTCACATACGACCGCCTACGAGGCCACGGTCGAACACCTCCAGGTACAGATCGGTGCCGAAGGGATCGACGTTGCACTGGCGAATGCCGACCAGCACTAACGACGCGCGATCACTCGCGACAGCGACGTGAGGACGACCAGAAAGGATACTGAAACTGGTACTTCGGCGAGCCGATCTGTCGTCTGTGTCTCTCGGCTGCTGCGACGCGCATGGTACACTCGAGGAGAGACTGTCTTCGACAATCGAGTTGCTCGAGATGGTTCAGTCGCACAGACGGTCGTGAGAATATCTATTTAAATCTCGGAACGATACATGAAAGGATTCCTAACAACGCTGTATGACACGGATAACAAATATCTACTCAGTGGAACGATCACTGTGATTGAGCAATGCACGATCTGACCGGCTTCCAGCGGGATCTGTTGTACGTGATCGCGGGTGCTGATCGACCATCGGGCCAGACAGTCAAAGACGAGGTAGAACAGTACTATAGCGCAGAAATCAATCACGGTCGCCTGTATCCCAATCTCGATACGCTCGTCAACAAAGAGCTTGTCGAGAAAGGCCAACTCGACAGGCGAACCAACTACTACGCGATTACCGAGGCCGGTCGACAGCGAATCGACGAACGTCGCGAGTGGGAAGAGCAGTACGTCGAGTTTTAGGACCGAACAGTCCGAGACGCTCTCCTCGAGGCAATCACCGACGACCGGAAGGGCTGTCTCTCACTCGAGTATCGGTTTCTCAGCGATAACACGGGCATAACAAAACACTAGTGGCGTGAGTGATCCAACGATAATGACGACCGAATCGTCCTGGAGCGCAGTCATTGATCTTCGCCGCCAGGAGGGATCTCGATGAGTTTTCCGACAGCCGCAGAGACTAGACTCGGGCGCGTGCGGGAGTATCCGATGGACCTTGCAATCGTGTCTCTTGCAGCGGCGCTTGCATTTCTCCTCATCACGTCCGTCCCGGCAGAGAGTCCGCTCAGATTGCTCGTCGCGTTCCCGCTTGCGCTGTTTCTCCCCGGCTACGCACTCACCTCGTTTTTGTTTCCGGCGGTTGAACGCGCCGCACGGGAGACAGCCGCGACAACGGTCGAACAACGGCCTCGAGGGATCAACACCGTCGAACGACTGGGGCTCTCGTTCGTCCTGTCGCTCTCGATGTTGCCACTTGTCGTCCTTGCGCTTCCGGTGACGCAGTGGGGGCTCGGCGCTGGATCGCTTGCTGCAGCCCTTGCAGGACTTACCGTCGTTGCAGCACAACTCGGTGCACTCCGCCGCATTAGAGTCCCGAAAGCGGAGCGATTTACCGTGTCGTTTACGGCTGCGGTGGCCGGCGTACACGACGATGAAAGCGCTGTTGCAACGCTTTCGTCCATCGTGCTCGTGGTGGCCGTCGCTGTCGCTGCCGGCGCGTTACTCGTTGGCTTTCTGTTCCCAGCTGCCGGTGGCGGCTTTACCGAACTGGGGCTGTACACAGAAACCGACGATGGCGACCTTGTTGCCGGCGAGATCCCAGACGAGATCGAACCAGGTGAGTCCGTCCCCGTGACGCTCTCAGTCGAGAACCACCAGGGAGAACACGCCGAATACACCCTCGTCGTCCAGGAACAGGTCATCGAGGACGGTGAGATCATCGACCGGACCGAACTGCG
The Natronolimnobius baerhuensis DNA segment above includes these coding regions:
- a CDS encoding winged helix-turn-helix domain-containing protein, encoding MSTHAPNTQSELTANPTAQLDVLGDECARTILIATSEGPKTAKELTKRTDSSSATVYRRINNLLESDLLSECVRFDSDGSHTTAYEATVEHLQVQIGAEGIDVALANADQH
- a CDS encoding DUF1616 domain-containing protein, whose product is MSFPTAAETRLGRVREYPMDLAIVSLAAALAFLLITSVPAESPLRLLVAFPLALFLPGYALTSFLFPAVERAARETAATTVEQRPRGINTVERLGLSFVLSLSMLPLVVLALPVTQWGLGAGSLAAALAGLTVVAAQLGALRRIRVPKAERFTVSFTAAVAGVHDDESAVATLSSIVLVVAVAVAAGALLVGFLFPAAGGGFTELGLYTETDDGDLVAGEIPDEIEPGESVPVTLSVENHQGEHAEYTLVVQEQVIEDGEIIDRTELRTIDGSISDGSTGLGEREITPTAEDGDTVRISVLLYDDDDVPAEPTNENADEDAYFWITVTEDAGDDEDG
- a CDS encoding PadR family transcriptional regulator — its product is MHDLTGFQRDLLYVIAGADRPSGQTVKDEVEQYYSAEINHGRLYPNLDTLVNKELVEKGQLDRRTNYYAITEAGRQRIDERREWEEQYVEF